Sequence from the Syntrophales bacterium genome:
TCCACCAGAAAATTACGGGTCATTTCAAATTGATCTGCACCGGAGGCACTGGTTACCCGGGGAAACGCAAAATCAACATCTTCGGGAAATTCGAGGTTACCAAAAATAAAAGGCACCTCATAACGAAGTTCCCGCTTCTCAGCCTCCGGGATTACCGGCGGAGGCGGGGGAGGCTTTACCTCAACCTGCTTGAAGGACGCCTTCACCTCCGGGGAAAGAAGAATGTTCCTGGGCCCGTAGGACTGTTTGTCCCCCTGAACCCTGACCTGATCGGTTTTGAAATCGGCACTGATGACCTCCTGGAGTTTTGGTTTTACCGCCGCTTCCCCGGTTTGCGACCATCGCAGGAGACCATCATTTTTAGTCTCGTTGTTGTCAACGCCCACCTCGACCCTGATAAAGCGGTTGGAAACAAAAAGCTGGGAATTCTGAGGATCGAAAGGCACCCAGCCGAGATCGGGGAACCAGACTTCGATCCATGAATGGCGGCCCTGTCCCATCTTGAACGTGAGGACACCTTTCTGCCAGGTAACATCAAAAGGTTGTTTCAGGGTAATGCCATTGATAATCCGAACCGGAATCCCCACAGACCTCAACAGGGCAGCGCTTAGATGGGAAAAATTCTGGCAATTTCCCTTACCTGATTCGAGAGAGTAGACAGCATCGTACCGGGCTGGGGGATTCACATAATGCACATGATCCACCACCCAGGAAATAATCCTCTGCACAGCATCAAACTCGGTCTTGACACCATCAGTGAGCCGGGAAGCCAGTTCACGGATGCAGGGATGATCGGCCTGTACCTGCTGAGTCGGCTTGAGATAATCCCTGATCCCCTGATCTATCCTTAAAACAGGAAATGGGGCCTGGG
This genomic interval carries:
- a CDS encoding transglutaminase-like domain-containing protein, translating into MRKMFWIILGIVLLWSIPGWAENYTVRGEMVSNISYELRERVTAGEGIRKLALSFVLPQTFQSPTYCQEVRAIDLAFSPEPEEKKTSADERGNQIVVATWAKSPDVIDVRLSFNAVNRTGLQALETQAPFPVLRIDQGIRDYLKPTQQVQADHPCIRELASRLTDGVKTEFDAVQRIISWVVDHVHYVNPPARYDAVYSLESGKGNCQNFSHLSAALLRSVGIPVRIINGITLKQPFDVTWQKGVLTFKMGQGRHSWIEVWFPDLGWVPFDPQNSQLFVSNRFIRVEVGVDNNETKNDGLLRWSQTGEAAVKPKLQEVISADFKTDQVRVQGDKQSYGPRNILLSPEVKASFKQVEVKPPPPPPVIPEAEKRELRYEVPFIFGNLEFPEDVDFAFPRVTSASGADQFEMTRNFLVETAEYVTTKVTQYAQVVVLRKPVKLQKVGLALHSFGGDGWLWVEIFSDSHGKPGAPISISNIIGVEQFSLKPGYRWADFDFSRDNPILMPGSYWIALGFTGSPIVNWFYTYGKPVGPADGTRYKGIFENDWSGALNYEFNYRLIGLTVQ